DNA sequence from the Halorussus limi genome:
AGGCCTTCCGGGTGATGACGGTCATCAGCGGCACCGTCGCCTCGGAGTAGGCGTAGAGCAGTTTCGCGCCGTGGCGGATGATGCCGCCGTGTTCCTGGTCGGTGCCGGGCATGAACCCGGGCACGTCCACGAACGTCAGGATGGGGATGTTGAACGAGTCGCAGAACCGGACGAATCTGGCCCCTTTCTCGCTCGCCTCGATGTCGAGCGTCCCGGCGTTCACCCGGGGCTGGTTGGCGACGATGCCGACCGAACGGCCGTCGAGTCGGGCGAACCCGATGACGATGTTCTTGGCGTAGCCCTCCTGGACCTCGAAGAACGAGTCCTCGTCCGCGACGCCGTCGATGACCCGCGTCATGTCGTAGGGCTTCTTCGGTTGGTCGGGCACGACGTTCGTGAGTTCCTCGTCGCGGCGCTCGGGGTCGTCCCACGGTTCGACCCGGGGCGGGTCCTCGACGTTGTTCTGCGGGACGTACGAGAGCAGGCGGCGGATGTCGTCGAGCGCCTCCTCCTCGCTCTTCTCGGAGAAGTGCGACACGCCCGAGGTCGATTCGTGGGTCTTCGCGCCGCCCAACTCCTCGAACGTGACCTCCTCGCCCGTGACCGTCTCGATGACGTCCGGGCCGGTGATGAACATGTGGCTGGTGTCCTCCACCATGAAGATGAAGTCGGTGATGGCGGGCGAGTAGACCGCGCCGCCCGCGCAGGGACCCATGATGGCCGAAATCTGGGGGATGACGCCCGACGCTTCGGTGTTGCGCCGGAAGATTTCGGCGTAGCCCGCGAGCGACGAGACGCCCTCCTGAATCCGGGCCCCAGCCGAGTCGTTGAGACCGATGACCGGCGCGCCGACCTCCATCGCCTTGTCCATCACCTTGCAGACCTTCTCGGCGAACACCTCACCGAGCGACCCGCCGAAGACGGTGAAGTCGTGGGCGAAGACGAACGTCTTCCGGCCGTTGACCTCGCCGTAGCCGGTCACGACGCCGTCGCCCTTGACCTGCTTTTCCTCCATGCCGAAGTTGTGACTCCGGTGCGTTCGAAGCTGGTCGAACTCGTTGAACGTGCCGTCGTCGAGGAAGTAGTCGATGCGCTCGCGCGCGGTCATCTTGCCCCTGTCGTGCTGGGCCTCGATGCGGTCCTCGCCGCCGCCCTTCAGGGCCTCTTCGCGCAGTTCGCGCAGTTCCGCTATCTTGTCTTCCATCGTCATGCTCGTCGAACCCTCCGATGGCTACTCATTGGGCGATTTGAGGACCACGGAGCGGAAAAACGTTCCTAAAGTGAAGGAGGTGCCGACGCTCTCAGCCCAGAACCGCGGCGGCGAGTCCGTCGAGCGAGACCCCCGCGAGCGCCAGCAAGTTCACCGCGAGCGTGGCCACGAGGAAGAGCGGCAGAACCGTCCGGACCGACCAGAGCCACGCCGGGCCGAGCGACCGGACGCGCGACCCCGCGCCCGTCGAGTACTCCGAGAGGGCGTCCGCGCCGAGGACCCACCCGACGAACACGAGGAAGCCGGCGAGTCCCGCGGTCAGCATCAGGTCCACCAGCGTCCCGGCGACGAAGCCGAACAGCGCGGGGTTGAGCGCGTTCGCGCTTCCGGTTATCAGGACGAGGCCCGCGAGCGAGAGGGTCGCGGTCCGCCGGGAGACGCCGTGTTCGTCCACGAGGTAGGCGACCGGGATTTCGAGCATGCTGATGGACGAGGAGAGCGCCGCGAGGACGATGACGCCGAAGAACAGAATCGCCAACGGCTGTCCGAGCGGGACCTGCGAGAACGCGCCCGCCAGACTCACGAACAGCGCGCCGGGACCGCCGCCGGAGGCGGCCGGTCCCGTCAACTCGCCGAACGTGGCGAACAGCAGCGGGAAGACGACGAACCCGGCGAGGACGCCGACGCCGGTGTTGAGGACCGCGATGGCGCTCCCGTCGTACGCGAGGTTGTTGTCGTCGCCCAGATACGAGGCGTAGGTTATCATCGTGCCGACGCCGAGCGAGAGGGTGAACAGCGCCTGTCCGGCCGCCGCGCCCAGCACGTCGAAGAAGTTCGCGCGGAGGTAGGCCGCGTCGAAGTCGAGGTAGAACGACAGGCCCGCGCCCGCGCCCTGCCGCGTGACCGCCCATCCCGCCAGCGCGACCAGCAGGACGACGATGGCGGGCATCATCACCTTGGTCGCCTTCTCGATGCCGTCGCGGACGCCGCCGACCACGACCAGCGCTGTCAGCGCGAGGAACCCGACGTGGAACCCGACCGCCTGAAGCCCGAAGTTGATGGACTCGAAGTACGCGCCCGGCGACCCGAAGTACGCCCCCGAGAAACTGGCGAGGAAGTATCTCAGAATCCACCCGCCGACGACGCTGTAGAACGACAGCAGGACGATTGCCGTCACGACGCCGAACAGACCGACCGCGCCCCACGACTTCGACCCGGAGGAGAGTCGGAAGAGCGCGCCCGCGGGATTCCGCTGGGAGCGCCGCCCGATGACGAACTCCGCCAGTAAACCGGGGACGCCGACCAGCAGGACGATGCCGAGATACACGACCAGGAAGGCACTCCCTCCGTTCTCGGCGGTCATCCACGGGAAACGCCAGACGTTCCCGAGTCCGACGGCGCTTCCCACCGCCGCGAGGATGAAGCCGAGGCGAGTGTGCCACGATTCGCGTGTCATTGAGACACACTCGCCAAGCCACCCGTAAGAGGGTTTCGAGTTTGGAACCGTTAATCTCCGGATGTGATGGTCTATAATCGGAGTTAGAGGTATATTTTCCCGACAGTATTGCGGGAAAGAGGTGGTCGGATGACGGTTCGTAGAAATCGGTTCGGTGAGCGAGTTTCAGTCTACGAATCGTAACCGGACGCCGCGTGACGCCGCTGCGAGTCGGGGCGAACGAACGACCGAGGAAACCCTCAGCGAACGTCTAAGAAGGCCGGCGAGCGGCGGTGTGGACTTCCGAACGTCGAGGGAGACCCACGGACGATACGGTGGACTGTCGAGCATTACAGCGCAAAAAACGAGGTCGTTCGAACGTCCGAGTGCGAAGCGCGAAGTCCGTCGAGCGGCGTCGGCCTTAGAAGTAGCCTCCGTTGGTGAGGCCGTTGTAGAGCGTTTCGAGACCGAGCCAGAGCGTCATGAGGACGACGGCCGGGACGACGAGTCGGACCCACCAGAGCCACGCCGTCGTGAACGACGACCCGATGGACGACCCCCGACCGAGTTCGTCGATGGCCTCGCGGTCGGCGACCCAGCCGACGAAGATGGCCAGCAGGAACACCGAGACGGGGAGCAGGAGGTTGAACACCACGTCGTTGTAGAAGCCGAGCCACGACGTGCCGAACGTCGCGGGCACGCCGACGAGCGCGATGCCGAGTCCCATCGCCACGGTGGTCGGCGCGCGGCCGTAGCCGTAGTTCTCGGTGACGTAGGACACCGGCACCTCCAGCAGACTGATGGAACTGGAGAGGGCCGCGAACAGCAGGACAGTGAAGAAGATGAAGCCGATGATGCCGCCGGCGGGGAGGTTGGCGAACGCGCCCGCCAGCGCGACGAACGCGGTCCCGGCACCGCCGCCCGCCCCGCTCGCGCCGCCGGTGGCGAACAGGATGGGGAAGACGACGAAGCCCGCGAGGAGCGCGACGAGGGTGTTGACGACGACGATTGCGCCCCCGTCGGCCGGGAGACTGTCGTCGCGCCCGAGGTACGACGAGTAGGCTATCATGACGCTGAACCCGAGCGAGAGGGTGAAGAACGCCTGTCCCATCGCGGGCGGGACGATGGAGCCGAAGTTACTGGCGATGACGCTGAAGTCCGGCGAGAGGTAGTACTCGTAGCCCGCGGTGGCCCCGTTGAGCGTGGTGGCCCACGCCGCGAGTCCGACGAGCAGAACCAGAATCGCGGGAATCATGAACTTCGTGGCGCGCTCGATGCCGTCGGTGACGCCCGAGGCGACGATGCCGACGGTAATCACCATGAAGACGACGTGCGCGGCGATAGCGACGGGACCGGAGGCGACGGACCCGAAGTACGCTCCGGCGTCGCCGAAGTACCCGCCCGTGACGCTACCCACGATGTAGCTGAGGACCCACCCGCCGACGACGCTGTAGAACGACAGCGTCACCAGCGAGGAGAACACCCCGAGACCGCCGGTGAACGACCAGTTGCCGTAGCCGAGTTTCTGGAACGCGGCCACGGGGTTGCTCTCGCCGCGCCGACCGATGACGAACTCGACCATCATCGTCGGGAAGCCGATGAGGAAGACGGCCAACAGGTAGACGACGAGGAACGCCGCACCGCCGTTCGCGGCGGTCTGGAACGGGAACGACCAGATGTTCCCGAGTCCGACGGCGCTCCCGACGGCGGCGAAGATGAATCCGATGCGACTCGTCCACGTCTCTCGTTCTGCCATGTGTGAGGGTAGCTTTCAAACAGCCCGATATAAACGGAACGATTCGAGAGCGTGCAGGCGGTTTTTGCCCGTTCTTTTTTGACACGTGGCCCGAATCGCGCCGGAATTTGACGAACGTAGGGTTGAGAAATTGTCACCTGCGAGCAATACTCACGCCTCGCCGTACACCGGCACCGCCGCACCGCTGGTGACTCCGGTCGCGTCCGAGCAGAGGACCAGCATCGTCTGCGCGATTTCGGCCGGTTCGACCCACGACTCGTGGTCGGCGTCGGGCATCGCCTCGCGGTTGGCAGGGGTGTCGATGACGCTCGGCATCACGGCGTTGGCCCGCACCTCGCCGCTCTCCTCCTCGGCGATGGTCTCGGTCAGCAGGCGAACGCCCGCCTTCGACGCCCGGTAGGGGCCGTCTCCCTCCCCGCCTTCGAGCGAAGCGCGCGCGCTGACGCTCACGATGGCACCCTGCCGGTCGCTCTCGTCCGCGTTCGCCCCGTCGCCCTCTCCTCGGAGGTGCGGGATAGCGTGCTTGCTCGCCAAGAACATCGTCTTCAGGTTCACGTCGAACAGGAAGTCGAACGCGTCGGCGTCGGTCTCCGCGACGGGTGTGCCGCCGCGCCACGTGCCCGCGACGTTGACGAGGTAGTCGAGGCCGCCGTGGTCGTCTACGACCGCCGAGACGACGCGTTCGACCTCGCTCTCGTCGGTGAAGTCGCCCTCGTAGAAGTCGATTCGGTCGCGGTCGGCGTCGAGGCGGGCGTCCTCCTCGTCGGGCGCCACCACGTCCGCGGCGGCGACAGTCGCGCCCGCGTCGGCGAACGCCTCGCAGACCGCGCTCCCGAGCGCACCGGTCGCGCCGGTCACGAGTGCCACCTCGTCGCCGAAGTCGAAACTGACGCTCATGCGGGACAGAGAGACTACGCGGAAGCGGTTAAAGAGGTGGGGCGAGGCAGTCGGTGACGGTCGAGGTCCGACTTTCCCGGCGTCATCACGCGATGAACGGGTCAGTAACGGTAGAGGTGAAGGACGACCGCGAAGAACAGCAGAAGCGGGAGAACCGGAGCGGCGGCTTCGAACGGAACCAGCACCAGCAGTACCGCGGCCATCACGACGAACTCGACCACGACGAGGACGCTGATAGCTTCTGCTGGGTCGGCCATCGCTCGACGGTGGTCGGCGAGAGGAGTTAAATTCTCGGTGGAGCGGCGTGCGTTCCGCGGTTTCTCCGGCCGAGCGTGCGCCGGGTTCGCGGTCGTGAACGCGGAA
Encoded proteins:
- a CDS encoding acyl-CoA carboxylase subunit beta, with the protein product MEDKIAELRELREEALKGGGEDRIEAQHDRGKMTARERIDYFLDDGTFNEFDQLRTHRSHNFGMEEKQVKGDGVVTGYGEVNGRKTFVFAHDFTVFGGSLGEVFAEKVCKVMDKAMEVGAPVIGLNDSAGARIQEGVSSLAGYAEIFRRNTEASGVIPQISAIMGPCAGGAVYSPAITDFIFMVEDTSHMFITGPDVIETVTGEEVTFEELGGAKTHESTSGVSHFSEKSEEEALDDIRRLLSYVPQNNVEDPPRVEPWDDPERRDEELTNVVPDQPKKPYDMTRVIDGVADEDSFFEVQEGYAKNIVIGFARLDGRSVGIVANQPRVNAGTLDIEASEKGARFVRFCDSFNIPILTFVDVPGFMPGTDQEHGGIIRHGAKLLYAYSEATVPLMTVITRKAYGGAYDVMASKHIGADVNYAWPTAEIAVMGPKGAVNILYDDELDEAEDTEARRDELIDEYRDQFANPYTAADRGFVDDVLEPPETRPRLIQDLEMLSSKRDEQPDKKHGNIPL
- a CDS encoding sodium-dependent transporter; translation: MAERETWTSRIGFIFAAVGSAVGLGNIWSFPFQTAANGGAAFLVVYLLAVFLIGFPTMMVEFVIGRRGESNPVAAFQKLGYGNWSFTGGLGVFSSLVTLSFYSVVGGWVLSYIVGSVTGGYFGDAGAYFGSVASGPVAIAAHVVFMVITVGIVASGVTDGIERATKFMIPAILVLLVGLAAWATTLNGATAGYEYYLSPDFSVIASNFGSIVPPAMGQAFFTLSLGFSVMIAYSSYLGRDDSLPADGGAIVVVNTLVALLAGFVVFPILFATGGASGAGGGAGTAFVALAGAFANLPAGGIIGFIFFTVLLFAALSSSISLLEVPVSYVTENYGYGRAPTTVAMGLGIALVGVPATFGTSWLGFYNDVVFNLLLPVSVFLLAIFVGWVADREAIDELGRGSSIGSSFTTAWLWWVRLVVPAVVLMTLWLGLETLYNGLTNGGYF
- a CDS encoding SDR family NAD(P)-dependent oxidoreductase, translating into MSVSFDFGDEVALVTGATGALGSAVCEAFADAGATVAAADVVAPDEEDARLDADRDRIDFYEGDFTDESEVERVVSAVVDDHGGLDYLVNVAGTWRGGTPVAETDADAFDFLFDVNLKTMFLASKHAIPHLRGEGDGANADESDRQGAIVSVSARASLEGGEGDGPYRASKAGVRLLTETIAEEESGEVRANAVMPSVIDTPANREAMPDADHESWVEPAEIAQTMLVLCSDATGVTSGAAVPVYGEA
- a CDS encoding sodium-dependent transporter, which encodes MTRESWHTRLGFILAAVGSAVGLGNVWRFPWMTAENGGSAFLVVYLGIVLLVGVPGLLAEFVIGRRSQRNPAGALFRLSSGSKSWGAVGLFGVVTAIVLLSFYSVVGGWILRYFLASFSGAYFGSPGAYFESINFGLQAVGFHVGFLALTALVVVGGVRDGIEKATKVMMPAIVVLLVALAGWAVTRQGAGAGLSFYLDFDAAYLRANFFDVLGAAAGQALFTLSLGVGTMITYASYLGDDNNLAYDGSAIAVLNTGVGVLAGFVVFPLLFATFGELTGPAASGGGPGALFVSLAGAFSQVPLGQPLAILFFGVIVLAALSSSISMLEIPVAYLVDEHGVSRRTATLSLAGLVLITGSANALNPALFGFVAGTLVDLMLTAGLAGFLVFVGWVLGADALSEYSTGAGSRVRSLGPAWLWSVRTVLPLFLVATLAVNLLALAGVSLDGLAAAVLG